The sequence ATGGTACCAAACGCGGTCAGAGTTCATGCTACTCCTGTGGATTACTGGCGACCTTTACCTGATGCTTTTTCTTGGGTATTTAGAAATTATCAAGAGCAAAAGTTGTACGTTTATGGTAATCCCATAACTGTGATTGCTAGTTATCATGGGATTGCAGTAGAAGAACTGACAAAAGAAGAACTAGATGCTTTTCATCCAGATTATCCAGTGGCTACTTGTATTGTGGCTGAAAAATAAAGCTACTTGGTCTGGAGAATGCTTTGTTATTTACTATCAACTAGATTTTTTTGGTTTAAAAAACTGACAATCAACCATTATGAGTCCTATACTTTTTGACATAGTTCCGCAAATATCCATCATCTTGTGTACCTACAATCGAGAGAAGTATTTAACCAACTGTATTAATAGTGTTATTAGTCAAACTTTTCCGGATTGGGAATTAATCATAGTTGATGATGGTAGTGACGACAATACTTTCCAAATTGTCGATAGTTACATTAAAAATTCTCATAACATTCGTTATCTTAAACATAAGAATAAAAAGCAATGTTACGCTAAAAATGCTGGTATTCAAGCATGTTTTGGCAAATACATTACATTTATTGATAGTGATGATACTTACAAACCGCATCATCTAGAATCGCGCCTAGAGTATATGCAAGCCAATCCCGAAATCGACTTGATTGAAGGTGGATTTTTCATTGAAGAAGAGATTTGGCTAGCAGACTATTTCAATCCAGGTAAATCTATTAATCTGCGAGAATGTGTTTTAGGCCCAACGTTTTTTGGAAAACGAAACGTATTTTTTGAATTGCAAGGATTTAAGCACTTCATCTATGGAGAAGATGCAGACATGTGGGAAAGAGCAGAGAAAATTTTCCGAACTCAAAAACTCACCGAACCACAGACTTATATTTATACCAGAGCAGAAACTAGCGTCACCAAAAATTTTTCAGAGAAAATTCTCTCATCCGATTAAGTATCTGCCATGCTAATTACCTTTTTACAACTACAAATCAGAGATTTTTATCGTCAGTTATTCGTTTCTCTAAAACGAGTTTTACTGCTGTTATTTTTATTGGGTTTTTCCTTAGTTATGTTATCTGCTTGTCAGGGAATAACACAAAAAAATAGTGGAGTAATTCATCTAGCATTGTGGCAATCAATTAATCCCCCCGTCAATCGAGATGTATTTGAAAAACTGGTAAACAAATTTAATCAGACTCATCAAGATATCAAGGTAGAATCTATCTTTTTGGCTCGACCGGAATTACCGAAAATTTTAACATCGGTTGTGAGTAATGCACCTCCAGATATCCTAGTATTTTACCCGCAAATTACAGGTCAGTTGGTACAACTAGGAGCAATTGCATCTTTAGAAGATTGGCTAGAAAAATTACCAATCAAGTCGGAAGTTATTCCTAATACACTTGATGAGTTAAAATTAGGCGATCGCTTGTGGTCAGTTCCGCTTTACACTAGCAATCTGGGCATTTTTTACCGTCCAAAGCTTTTTCAAGCAGCAGGAATTACCGAAATGCCCAAAACATGGGCAGAATTACGCCAAATTGCCAAAAAATTGACTATAGACCGCAATGGCGACCATCACCCAGAACAATCAGGAATTTTATTACCCTTAGGAAAGGGAGAATGGACAGTCTTTAGTTGGTTCCCCTTTTTATTAAGTGCTGGGGGAGAGATACTCACAAATAACCGACCAAATTTAACAAACCCCGGTGCTATTACTGCATTAAAATTTTGGCAAGACCTGATAAAAGATGGTTCTGCAACCCTTTCTCCTCCAGAACGGGGTTATGAAGAAGATGCTTTTATTACTGGTCGTGTGGCGATGCAAATTACCGGGCCGTGGACATATATCACTAAATCTAACGTTGATTATGGAGTGTTTCCCATACCTGCAAATGTGAATCACGCTACAGCTACAGGTGGTGGAAATCTTTACATCATGAAAACCAAACCAGAAAGAGAAAAAGCCGCGCTCAAGTTTTTAGAATATATCATCAGTGAAGAATTCCAAACACAATGGAGTACAGGAACAGGTTTTTTACCCATTAATAAAAAAGCGGCTGAAAGTGAACCTTACCAAAAATACCTCAAACAAAAACCCTGGTTAAAAGTCTTTATGGATCAAATACCTGTATCCTATCCTCGACCTACTATTGCTGGATATAGTCGTCTTTCTGATAGTCTTGGTAGAGCAATTGAGTCGGCATTGTTGGGTAAATCTTCAGCTGAAAATGCCCTCAAATCAGCCCAAGAGCGTATAGAACTGATTTGGAATGATTCACTTAAGGGTGAAGGATGAAGGATCAAGGATGAAGTATGAAGTATGAAGTATGAAGGATGAAGTGTGTAGACGCCTGTAAGGCGGCTTGCCGCAGGCTAGGATGAAGTGTGAAGTATGAAGTATGAAGGATGAAGTATGAAGGGTGAAATTTATAGCGGTAGCCATATAGGTTAGGACATGAACTAAAGATAAAACGCTTAAACAAAGCGACTCTCAACCCTGTTCCCTATTCCCTGTTCCCTGTTCCCTGTTCCCTGTTCCCTTTTTATTTTTCGTCAACAAATCTTAAAATTATCAAGATTCAATACGGTTCACCCGTTAAGCTGTAGCAGTTATGCTGATTTAAGTAGTGGGTGGTAATTTTTCATCAAATTTGCCAGATGCTACGCACCGTTGCAGTCCCCACGGGAAAGCTAGCGGCGTTAAGGCGAAATAGCCCTTATATTCGCACTCGCCAAAATCATGACAGTGCTATGTCAGGGACGATCAATCAGCGCAGAAAAGAGGTAAAAAGAAAGTGTTAAGGACTCTTTTGGTAATTGCCGTTGGTTTTTTACCGTCCTTGTTTTCTTTGTGGGTAATCCGTAAAACCCATTTGCGGACACGATCGCGCATGAGACAAGCAGCCATGAACTTGTCAGGAGTGCGCGTAAGGCAAAGCAGCAGACAGATAGAGAGCGATCGCTATTATCTAGAAGGAGTAGGCTACCTCATTGGTGATATTAGTTGCAAATTTAATGCTCGTTCCGGCTACATCCGGTGTGCAGTTAATCCCGACGGCCCATGTCAAGATTGCCGCTATTATGAACCAAGGGAATTAGCTAGTGGTGACAATTAGGTTACAAAAGCTTGAGTTCTTGATATTTTGCAAGATACACCTCTGGTTTTGGGAACACTAAATTCATCACCAAACTCAACAGGAATTGGTCGATGTCTACAGGCGGATGGAATCCTCAATTAAAAAATACAGTTTCTTTACAACCCCCAGCAGTACACCATAAAGTAGCCAAGCGCCAAACAATTAGCTACGAATTGGATGCTAGTTCATCAGCAGATACCCTGATCCTCCAGGAAAGTAGCAATGAGCAACTATTAGTAGCATCGCAACTACTACAAAGAGGAATTCAACAGCAACAAGCAGGGGAATTAACAGCAGCTATCAAGATATTAGAACAATCTTTAGTTTTATTTGAAATAGTCGGCGAACAACAAAAACAGAAACAAGTGCTTTCTTTATTAGCACTAGTAGCCTACAGTTCCGGAAACTATAAAAATACTATTTCCTATTGCCAAAAGTGTTTATCTTTAATTGCAGATACTGCTGATGTTTCAGTGCAAATTCAGGTACTTTCTCATTTAGGTAATGCTTACCGTCACCTTAATAATTATGATCAAGCCATTCGAGTTCTCCAAGAGTGTTTACAGATAACTCAACAGCAGCAAGATCAACGTAGTCAAGTCGCAGCATTGAACAACCTGGGATTAGTGCATAAAGCTTTGGGAAACTTTGCGCGAGCAATTGAGTATCAAGAGCAAAGTTTAGAAATTGTGCAGGCGCTCCAAGATAATTGGGGACAAGAACAGGTGCTGAAGAATTTAGGCAATGCTTGGTACGCTTTGGACAATTACCACCAAGCGATCGCTTATTATGAACAGTGTGTCAAAATCGCTCGTTCCCTAAAAAATTTCCGCAATGCTTCTCTAGTGCTCAAAAATTTAGGTAACGCAAGCTATGCTTTAGGCGATTATTCTCAAGCTATTTTATATTACGAACAACGTTTAAAATTAACCCAAGAACTTCAAGACAAGCGCGGTGAAGAACAATCCCTCAGCAGTTTAGGAGTAGCTTGTGAAGCTTTGGGTGACTATAACACAGCAATTATATATTATGAACAACGCTTACTCTTAGCCAGAACTCTCAAAGACCGTCGCAGCCAAGAACAAGCTCTAGCTAGCCTGAGAATTGCTTGCTACGCTTTGGGTGATTACGCTAAAGCTATGCAATATCAACAGTAAAAGGAACCGCTTTCTGAATCAGCGATCGCGTCTACTCATCTTTTAATTTACGCACTCTGCTGCTCATTGTGATGAAAAGAAGAAATTAAAAAAGAAATTGTCCAAGAAAGAAAACAGGATGTCGCTTAATTGATGACCTACACAGGAGCGCAAAAACCTAGTTTAGTCTGTTACTATCTTCTTGGCTTTTTAATAACTGGCTTACCTTTATTAAAAGAGGATGTATTTTATTTTGGACGACATCCCAAATGATTTCATTCTCAATTTTAAAATAAGTATGAGCTAAGATATCCCTTAAGCCAGCTATTTTGCGCCATTCAATTTCAGGATGGCGCTCGCGGACATCAACAGGAACATTTTTGACAGCTTCTCCAATAACTTGTAGATTGCGAATCACCGCATCAAAGGTGCGATCGTCTGCTATGAATTGCTCAAATTCCATACTATCGGTGTAACGCAACACTTTTTCACACGCCACTGCAATATCGGCTAAATAAAGCCGAAGATCACGCGACATGAATCGCCCCTTGTTCTACTGATGCGAGGATTTGAGGCTTGAGTGATTTCTTCGTAACTAGATCTACTTTTATTCCCAGTTGATCCTCTAGATAAAATTTCACATCCATATAGCGGTCGAAAGTGACTGGAGGTTCAAACTCAACCAAAATATCAACATCACTAGCAGGTGTTGCTTCATCTCGCGCTACAGAACCAAATAATGCTAAAGATCGCACACCCAACTGTTTTAATACAGTCTGATGTTGCTTTAGAGTTGCCAGGATTTGGTGACGCTGCATAAGTCTCATCTCCATTTGGGTCAAGATGCTGTCATTTTGCCATGATTTTCTTTTTTAAGAATGGCTGGGATTACCAGGAGTTCAAAATCCCAAAGTGTTTTTATGATGAGCGATCACATACACTCTTAGCCAATTTCAGCACATCCAAAAGAGCGATCGCTCCTTCACTTAATGAATCTTCTGGTAACAAAAAACAATCACACAATAGTTGCAGCTCAAAGATTCCCTTTTTGCACTAGTTTCCTGTGCCGTCTTTATCTAAGATTTAGGTAGGTATAGCAGTAGTCAGGCACGTTAAGACATAAACTGAGAGTAAAATCCTGACACCAAGAGACTTTCAAGCCTGTAGCCTGCTATAGCATTGATACCAACATCTATTACTATGAGCAGCGAAACCCAACTCAGCCTCTTTGACGACTCAACCCTGAACCAACAGGATTTAATTCCCACAGATGCAAAAATTCCCATCCATCCCGGAACCTATTCTCAGATGGCTCAGTTGGCGCAGCATTGCAATCAATGCCATCGTTGTGGATTGGGAGACAATCGAACTCATGCTGTGGTCGGTCGTGGTCATCTCCAAGCATCAATTATGGTTGTGGGTGAGGCACCAGGACAAAATGAAGACGAAACAGGTTTACCATTTGTAGGTAGATCAGGTCAGTTGCTAGAAAAGATTTTAGCCTCTGTGAATCTCAGTACTGAGAATGATGTATACATCGCCAATATCAACAAATGCCGTCCGCCAGATAACCGTGTCCCCACTACCGAAGAAATTGCGGCTTGCTTACCTTATTTATTAGAACAAATTCGCCTAGTAGACCCGAAAATAATTCTGTTAACAGGTGCGACTGCAGTCAAAGGTTTAACTGGTGATAAGCGCGGGATTACCAAAATTCGGGGACAATGGCTGGAATGGCAAGGGCGTTTATGTATGCCTATTTTCCATCCATCTTATTTGTTGCGTAACCCTTCCAAGGAAGCGGGTAGCCCTAAATGGTTGATGTGGCAAGATATCCAAGCAGTACGTGCTAAATTTGATGAAATTCGCCAACTTAGCGCACAGCAATAGATATTCTTCCCATAAACAGGTGATGTAGAGACGCAAAATTTTACGTCTCTACAAATGTTTTACGTGTAACTGAAATTACACACCCACGCTTCGGGCTTGACAATCCCGTAACCAAGTATTAACTCCTTGGGCGATCGCACTTTTACTTGTATCCCGTGGTGGTGATTGTAGTTGTTTTGCTGAATCCAAGCCAGTTTGCGAAAACATCATCACCAGTCGCCAGCCACTTTTAGTTTTAGTTAACAATAGCCAGTGGAATTGTTGCAACTCTACCGCTTTTTCACCTACATACTGTCGCTCTAAGGTAGTAAAAAACACCTGCTCAACTCCCTGAGTTGAATAATTGCTGTTGTTACTCTCAGAGTTCAGCGGTAGAGGTGTAAACTCAGGTCTACCCGCCACTAGCATATAACTGTAAAACTCACTACTACGACTAAGACGACGCGCGCGTTGCGTAGCGCGGTTAACATAACTAGGTAAATCTGACAATAATTTAGTGGTTAAGATTTCTAAATTTTGTTGAGAACAAAAAGAATTTGCTCCTCTCGACTCTGGTAAAGAAGAATCTTGAGAAAATGCCGAGTTATTGAACACCAGCCAGAAACCGAAAGCTATTAGCCACGAGCCATAATTTCTGTTTGTGACTTTTACCTTCATACCGCCGTGGTGATCTCCTCAAAAATTCGCTTCCAGGCTAACTCAGGTTTGGCCGCTGCGGTAATCGGTCGCCCAATTACTAGATAATCTGCACCAGCTTTGATTGCTTGGGCTGGGGTGAGCGATCGCTTTTGGTCTGCTTGTTGTGCCCAAGTTGGACGTACCCCCGGACAAACTAACACAAAATCATCCCCGCAAGTTTCCCGCAACTGAGTTGCTTCTTGAGGTGAACATACCGCCCCATCTAAACCCGCTTCTTTGGCTAAAAGTGCCATTTCCAAGGTGTATTCTGGCAATTCTAGGGGTATTTTCAAATCAAACGCTAACTGTCGGCTAGAAATGCTGGTTAACAGAGAAATCGCGATTAATTGTGGTGGTTTCACACCAGCTTGCGCCGCTCCTGTTTGTGCGGCCTCCTTTGCTGCTTTTAAAGCCTCAATACCAGATGTCGCGTGAATTGTCAATAAATCTACCCCATAACCAGCCGCCACCCGACAAGCGCCAGCAACGGTATTAGGAATATCGTGGAACTTTAAATCCAGGAAAATACGTTTATTCTGAGATTTGAGCACATGGAGAATTTGAGGGCCAGTGCTAGTGAACAACTCCAAACCAACCTTCCAAAAACTCACTTGTGGGAGTTGATTTACAAGAGCGATCGCACCTTCTAAAGAAGGCACATCCAAAGCCACAATAATTCTTTGTTCCACTTTCATTCCTCATTCCCCATGCCCATTAAACCACCAAGCGGACAAACTTATTTTTACCCACTTGTAGCACGCGCCCGTGTAATTCACTAGGCT is a genomic window of Fortiea contorta PCC 7126 containing:
- a CDS encoding ABC transporter substrate-binding protein is translated as MLITFLQLQIRDFYRQLFVSLKRVLLLLFLLGFSLVMLSACQGITQKNSGVIHLALWQSINPPVNRDVFEKLVNKFNQTHQDIKVESIFLARPELPKILTSVVSNAPPDILVFYPQITGQLVQLGAIASLEDWLEKLPIKSEVIPNTLDELKLGDRLWSVPLYTSNLGIFYRPKLFQAAGITEMPKTWAELRQIAKKLTIDRNGDHHPEQSGILLPLGKGEWTVFSWFPFLLSAGGEILTNNRPNLTNPGAITALKFWQDLIKDGSATLSPPERGYEEDAFITGRVAMQITGPWTYITKSNVDYGVFPIPANVNHATATGGGNLYIMKTKPEREKAALKFLEYIISEEFQTQWSTGTGFLPINKKAAESEPYQKYLKQKPWLKVFMDQIPVSYPRPTIAGYSRLSDSLGRAIESALLGKSSAENALKSAQERIELIWNDSLKGEG
- a CDS encoding DUF6464 family protein; this translates as MLRTLLVIAVGFLPSLFSLWVIRKTHLRTRSRMRQAAMNLSGVRVRQSSRQIESDRYYLEGVGYLIGDISCKFNARSGYIRCAVNPDGPCQDCRYYEPRELASGDN
- the pyrF gene encoding orotidine-5'-phosphate decarboxylase, with protein sequence MKVEQRIIVALDVPSLEGAIALVNQLPQVSFWKVGLELFTSTGPQILHVLKSQNKRIFLDLKFHDIPNTVAGACRVAAGYGVDLLTIHATSGIEALKAAKEAAQTGAAQAGVKPPQLIAISLLTSISSRQLAFDLKIPLELPEYTLEMALLAKEAGLDGAVCSPQEATQLRETCGDDFVLVCPGVRPTWAQQADQKRSLTPAQAIKAGADYLVIGRPITAAAKPELAWKRIFEEITTAV
- a CDS encoding tetratricopeptide repeat protein yields the protein MSTGGWNPQLKNTVSLQPPAVHHKVAKRQTISYELDASSSADTLILQESSNEQLLVASQLLQRGIQQQQAGELTAAIKILEQSLVLFEIVGEQQKQKQVLSLLALVAYSSGNYKNTISYCQKCLSLIADTADVSVQIQVLSHLGNAYRHLNNYDQAIRVLQECLQITQQQQDQRSQVAALNNLGLVHKALGNFARAIEYQEQSLEIVQALQDNWGQEQVLKNLGNAWYALDNYHQAIAYYEQCVKIARSLKNFRNASLVLKNLGNASYALGDYSQAILYYEQRLKLTQELQDKRGEEQSLSSLGVACEALGDYNTAIIYYEQRLLLARTLKDRRSQEQALASLRIACYALGDYAKAMQYQQ
- a CDS encoding nucleotidyltransferase family protein, coding for MQRHQILATLKQHQTVLKQLGVRSLALFGSVARDEATPASDVDILVEFEPPVTFDRYMDVKFYLEDQLGIKVDLVTKKSLKPQILASVEQGAIHVA
- a CDS encoding DUF86 domain-containing protein; this translates as MSRDLRLYLADIAVACEKVLRYTDSMEFEQFIADDRTFDAVIRNLQVIGEAVKNVPVDVRERHPEIEWRKIAGLRDILAHTYFKIENEIIWDVVQNKIHPLLIKVSQLLKSQEDSNRLN
- a CDS encoding glycosyltransferase family 2 protein produces the protein MSPILFDIVPQISIILCTYNREKYLTNCINSVISQTFPDWELIIVDDGSDDNTFQIVDSYIKNSHNIRYLKHKNKKQCYAKNAGIQACFGKYITFIDSDDTYKPHHLESRLEYMQANPEIDLIEGGFFIEEEIWLADYFNPGKSINLRECVLGPTFFGKRNVFFELQGFKHFIYGEDADMWERAEKIFRTQKLTEPQTYIYTRAETSVTKNFSEKILSSD
- a CDS encoding uracil-DNA glycosylase, which produces MSSETQLSLFDDSTLNQQDLIPTDAKIPIHPGTYSQMAQLAQHCNQCHRCGLGDNRTHAVVGRGHLQASIMVVGEAPGQNEDETGLPFVGRSGQLLEKILASVNLSTENDVYIANINKCRPPDNRVPTTEEIAACLPYLLEQIRLVDPKIILLTGATAVKGLTGDKRGITKIRGQWLEWQGRLCMPIFHPSYLLRNPSKEAGSPKWLMWQDIQAVRAKFDEIRQLSAQQ